One part of the Treponema sp. OMZ 787 genome encodes these proteins:
- a CDS encoding ATP-binding protein produces MYRKISKDLEKWKNGKYRKPLILQGARQVGKTYSILEFGRENYENVAYFNFEMNPKLNETFKENLKPDYLLPILSHISGKSIVKEKTLIVFDEIQLCEEALTALKYFYEEAPEYHILVAGSLLGVAVSRKKFSFPVGKVDMKTLHPMDMEEFLLAMGEEVLVQEIKKSFDTNTPLPSALHDKAMELYRKYLIVGGMPECVKLFIETEDYILVRHTQDSILASYLNDMSKYNNLNEIKKTRLTYDNITVQLSKKNTRFQYKMIKKGGRAAEFENAIEWLSLSGIVSLVYKVSQIKKPLENYRDIDSFKVYVSDLGLLFAKKDLSANDVLYMNDELNDFKGGMTENYVQVQLSINGHRTYYWESEREAEIDFIIKRKDKIIPIEVKSADNTRAKSLKVYMDTYNPEYAIKLSSKNFGFENKKKIVPLYAAFCI; encoded by the coding sequence ATGTACAGAAAAATCAGTAAAGATTTGGAAAAATGGAAGAACGGCAAGTATAGAAAACCTCTAATATTGCAAGGAGCAAGACAGGTAGGCAAAACCTATTCCATCTTAGAATTCGGCAGAGAAAATTATGAAAATGTAGCCTATTTCAATTTTGAGATGAATCCCAAATTAAATGAAACCTTTAAAGAAAATTTAAAACCCGATTACTTACTCCCGATACTTTCTCACATTTCCGGAAAGTCCATTGTAAAAGAAAAAACCTTAATTGTATTTGATGAAATTCAGCTTTGTGAAGAGGCTCTGACAGCATTAAAATACTTTTATGAAGAAGCACCTGAGTATCATATTCTGGTTGCCGGAAGTCTTCTCGGCGTTGCCGTAAGCAGAAAAAAATTTTCTTTTCCGGTTGGAAAGGTTGATATGAAAACACTCCATCCTATGGATATGGAAGAATTCCTACTTGCTATGGGAGAAGAAGTTCTTGTACAAGAAATAAAAAAAAGCTTTGATACAAACACCCCCCTCCCTTCGGCCTTGCACGATAAGGCAATGGAGCTCTATAGAAAATACCTCATTGTGGGAGGAATGCCCGAATGTGTAAAACTCTTTATTGAAACAGAGGATTATATCCTTGTTCGGCATACTCAGGACTCTATACTGGCAAGTTATCTAAATGATATGAGTAAGTATAATAATTTAAACGAAATAAAAAAAACCAGATTAACCTACGACAATATAACCGTTCAATTATCAAAAAAGAATACACGCTTTCAATATAAGATGATAAAAAAAGGAGGGCGGGCGGCCGAATTTGAAAATGCAATCGAATGGCTGTCTCTGTCAGGAATTGTATCCCTTGTTTATAAGGTAAGCCAAATAAAAAAGCCGCTTGAAAACTATCGTGATATAGACTCTTTTAAAGTTTATGTATCCGACTTAGGGCTGCTTTTTGCAAAAAAAGACTTATCGGCAAACGATGTACTTTATATGAACGATGAACTAAATGATTTTAAGGGCGGCATGACGGAAAATTATGTGCAGGTTCAGCTTTCTATAAACGGCCATCGGACTTATTATTGGGAATCCGAAAGAGAAGCGGAAATAGATTTTATAATAAAACGGAAAGATAAGATTATTCCTATCGAGGTAAAATCGGCAGACAATACCAGAGCCAAGAGTCTAAAGGTATATATGGACACATACAACCCCGAATATGCCATAAAACTTTCTTCAAAAAATTTCGGTTTTGAAAATAAAAAAAAGATTGTTCCTCTGTATGCCGCCTTTTGTATTTGA
- the namA gene encoding NADPH dehydrogenase NamA — protein sequence MSKLFTEYNIKNLKLKNRLVMAPMCMFCAPENGMVTEFHIMHYATRALGGIGLITLEATAISPEGRISANDLGIWSDEHIPGLKRIVDAVHGYGGKIAIQIGHAGRKSKVPGAEIEAPSAIAFDAESATPKEMTKEDIKETVEEFKQAVIRADKADFDMIQLHGAHGYLLNEFFSPLTNKRTDEYGGSHENRVRILGEILDAIKPIWKDKPIEVRVTADDYAEGGNKAEDLAIMLNLVKDKGIDSVNVSTGGLVNVAPKAFPGYQIPHAKTIKEMTGLPVAAGGLIITAKDANDIIENENIELVYLGRELLRNPYFALNAAKELQAEIQTPKQYTRAY from the coding sequence ATGTCAAAATTATTTACCGAATACAATATTAAAAATTTAAAACTTAAGAACAGGCTTGTCATGGCACCGATGTGTATGTTCTGTGCCCCGGAAAACGGAATGGTTACCGAATTCCATATTATGCACTATGCAACAAGAGCCTTAGGCGGTATTGGTCTTATAACACTCGAAGCCACAGCAATCAGCCCTGAAGGCAGAATTTCCGCAAACGACCTTGGAATCTGGAGCGATGAGCATATTCCCGGATTAAAGAGAATTGTTGATGCAGTACACGGATACGGAGGTAAAATAGCAATTCAGATCGGTCATGCCGGAAGAAAGAGCAAGGTTCCGGGAGCGGAAATTGAAGCTCCTTCCGCAATAGCCTTTGATGCAGAATCGGCAACTCCCAAAGAGATGACAAAGGAAGATATAAAGGAAACTGTAGAAGAATTTAAACAAGCTGTAATCAGAGCAGATAAGGCCGACTTCGATATGATTCAGCTTCATGGAGCACACGGATATTTATTAAACGAATTCTTTTCCCCTCTTACAAATAAAAGAACAGATGAATACGGCGGAAGCCATGAAAACAGGGTAAGAATTTTAGGTGAAATTCTTGATGCAATTAAACCTATTTGGAAGGATAAGCCTATTGAGGTGAGAGTAACTGCGGATGACTATGCAGAGGGAGGCAATAAGGCAGAAGACCTTGCCATTATGTTAAACCTTGTAAAGGATAAGGGAATTGATTCGGTAAACGTCAGCACAGGAGGCTTGGTAAATGTTGCCCCCAAGGCCTTTCCCGGCTACCAAATTCCTCATGCAAAAACAATAAAGGAGATGACGGGCCTCCCTGTTGCTGCAGGAGGCTTAATAATAACTGCAAAGGATGCAAACGATATAATCGAGAATGAAAACATTGAGCTGGTATATTTAGGCAGAGAACTTTTAAGAAATCCGTATTTTGCCTTAAATGCCGCAAAAGAACTTCAAGCCGAAATTCAAACGCCTAAACAATACACAAGAGCCTATTAA
- the ychF gene encoding redox-regulated ATPase YchF, with product MAINCGIVGLPNVGKSTIFSALTSAPAEAANYPFCTINPNVGIVSLPDTRLKKLAEHFNPKKVIPATVEFVDIAGLVKGASKGEGLGNQFLSHIREVGVIAHVVRCFDNDDIVHVAGKIDPASDIETINIELALADLASLDKRAERAEKASRMGKEAQKEAGVVMRAIEKIRPLLQEGKGARLADLTDDERDAIYDTHLITMKPQMYVCNVDETGAQDSNPYVAAVKKIAESEGADTVIICGKFEAELADLESEEERLSFLEEVGLEESGLSQLARAAYHLIGLRTFFTAGEDECRAWTIHAGDTAPKAAGVIHTDFEKGFIKAEVYSFDDFVKYGSEQKIKEAGRYRQEGKAYVVNDGDVMFFKFNV from the coding sequence ATGGCTATAAATTGCGGAATTGTGGGTTTACCCAATGTGGGAAAATCGACTATATTTTCGGCCCTCACAAGTGCACCTGCTGAGGCAGCTAACTATCCCTTTTGTACAATAAATCCCAATGTGGGAATTGTAAGTTTACCCGATACCCGTTTAAAAAAATTGGCAGAACATTTTAACCCTAAAAAGGTAATTCCTGCAACAGTAGAATTTGTGGATATTGCAGGCCTTGTAAAAGGAGCTTCAAAAGGGGAGGGCTTAGGAAATCAGTTTTTATCCCACATTCGTGAAGTCGGAGTTATTGCCCACGTTGTACGCTGTTTTGACAATGACGATATTGTTCATGTTGCAGGAAAAATAGATCCGGCTTCGGATATCGAAACTATAAATATAGAACTTGCACTTGCAGATCTTGCAAGTTTGGATAAAAGAGCGGAGCGAGCCGAAAAAGCGAGCCGTATGGGTAAGGAAGCTCAAAAAGAAGCTGGTGTCGTAATGCGTGCCATCGAAAAAATCCGCCCCCTCTTACAAGAAGGAAAGGGAGCCCGTCTTGCCGATTTAACCGATGATGAAAGGGATGCAATCTATGATACTCATTTGATTACGATGAAGCCTCAAATGTATGTTTGCAATGTGGATGAAACAGGGGCACAGGATAGTAACCCCTATGTGGCTGCGGTTAAAAAGATTGCGGAATCCGAGGGTGCCGACACGGTAATTATCTGCGGAAAGTTTGAAGCGGAGCTTGCTGACCTCGAAAGTGAAGAAGAGCGATTAAGCTTTTTAGAAGAAGTCGGCTTAGAGGAATCGGGCCTTTCACAGCTTGCAAGGGCAGCCTATCACTTGATAGGGCTTAGAACCTTTTTTACGGCCGGAGAAGATGAGTGCCGTGCATGGACAATTCATGCAGGTGATACGGCTCCAAAGGCAGCCGGTGTTATTCATACCGATTTTGAAAAGGGCTTTATAAAGGCGGAAGTATACAGCTTTGATGACTTTGTAAAATACGGCAGTGAGCAAAAGATAAAAGAAGCAGGGCGTTACCGTCAAGAAGGAAAGGCCTATGTGGTCAATGACGGCGATGTTATGTTCTTTAAGTTTAATGTTTAA
- the sppA gene encoding signal peptide peptidase SppA, whose product MQENQEQRKRPGFFRTLFRGINTLRLIIINIVFFFFFFTFLGVLGTIPSNTTVLMRVPNEGVLKINPSGFITEKEADIFAAGIPGIGKKSAVLVSDLVKAIKNAAFDRRITGLYLDFSELSGLSSGHLSELGKALSTFKNSGKKIYAYSVGYSIPSYFLASYADRIGIDPLGEISFAGFASRPVFFKGLEEKFGIKWNVIQAGAYKGMAETYSRDTLSENVRANLKAMFDNLWGKYTSDIAANRNISPEKIRTFAQNNNALIKKYAGNAAKAALEEGFVTDIASVDEFAANIGFADSKTFSVSVNTIDYVSYNANFAEMPSQNSIGIIHINGAITSIGTGPIDESAVSYKIAELFDMALEDPTVKAIVLRVNSGGGEVFASEEIRRAVDRVKASGKPVVVSMGSVAASGAYWISSSADYIFASPYTITGSIGVLATAPSFKEAVKKHLGITSDLVYSGQKPSYSVLEDPSQEEKEVRQLEVMHIYKTFIETVARGRSLPEKTVAELAGGRVYSGEQALNLKLVDALGSLDEAAKYAAELANIKEQYSIKEIKKPMPLTEALVKSILEDLNASTLSQMNFADLKAFTDFLNLKSKKGIYVYSPEYLIWEN is encoded by the coding sequence ATGCAGGAAAATCAAGAACAAAGAAAGCGTCCGGGCTTTTTTAGGACTCTTTTCAGAGGAATAAATACTTTACGTTTGATAATAATAAACATAGTTTTCTTCTTTTTCTTTTTTACATTTTTAGGGGTTTTGGGAACTATTCCCTCGAATACAACCGTTTTAATGCGTGTGCCTAATGAAGGGGTGCTAAAGATAAATCCTTCAGGTTTTATTACTGAAAAGGAAGCCGATATTTTTGCGGCCGGTATTCCCGGGATTGGAAAAAAATCTGCTGTTCTTGTTTCTGATCTTGTAAAGGCGATAAAAAATGCGGCCTTCGATAGACGGATAACCGGTCTTTATTTGGATTTTTCGGAATTGTCAGGCCTTTCATCGGGACATTTAAGCGAGTTGGGAAAAGCTTTAAGCACATTTAAAAATTCCGGTAAAAAGATATATGCCTATTCTGTGGGCTATTCAATTCCGTCTTACTTTTTAGCCTCCTATGCAGACCGCATCGGAATTGATCCTTTAGGAGAAATTTCCTTTGCAGGCTTTGCTTCCCGTCCGGTTTTCTTTAAGGGTTTGGAAGAAAAATTCGGTATTAAGTGGAATGTAATACAGGCCGGAGCCTACAAGGGGATGGCCGAAACCTATTCCAGAGATACTCTTTCCGAAAATGTAAGAGCCAATTTAAAAGCCATGTTCGATAATTTATGGGGAAAATACACCTCGGACATCGCCGCTAATCGAAATATATCTCCCGAAAAAATTAGGACATTCGCACAAAATAACAATGCTCTTATAAAAAAATATGCGGGCAACGCTGCAAAAGCAGCTTTAGAAGAGGGCTTTGTTACGGACATAGCCTCAGTTGATGAATTTGCCGCAAACATAGGTTTTGCCGACAGTAAGACATTTTCGGTCAGTGTAAATACAATAGACTATGTTTCTTATAATGCAAATTTTGCAGAAATGCCGTCCCAAAATTCGATAGGAATTATTCACATAAACGGAGCGATTACTTCTATTGGTACGGGCCCTATAGATGAGTCGGCCGTAAGCTATAAGATAGCCGAGCTTTTTGATATGGCCTTAGAAGATCCTACAGTAAAAGCCATCGTTTTAAGAGTCAATTCAGGCGGAGGAGAGGTTTTTGCTTCGGAAGAAATTAGGCGTGCGGTCGATAGGGTTAAGGCCTCAGGAAAACCGGTTGTAGTTTCGATGGGCTCTGTTGCCGCTTCAGGGGCTTATTGGATTTCTTCTTCAGCCGATTATATTTTTGCGAGTCCCTACACAATTACGGGATCAATCGGTGTATTGGCTACAGCCCCATCTTTTAAGGAAGCAGTAAAAAAACACCTCGGAATTACAAGCGACTTGGTTTACTCCGGTCAAAAACCTTCATATTCCGTCTTAGAAGATCCCTCGCAGGAAGAAAAAGAAGTGCGGCAGCTCGAAGTTATGCACATATATAAAACCTTTATCGAAACCGTAGCAAGAGGAAGAAGTCTTCCCGAAAAAACCGTTGCAGAGTTGGCAGGCGGCCGAGTCTATTCCGGTGAGCAGGCACTAAATTTAAAGTTAGTCGATGCCCTCGGCTCTTTGGATGAGGCGGCAAAATATGCTGCAGAGCTTGCAAATATAAAGGAGCAATATTCCATAAAGGAAATAAAAAAGCCCATGCCTTTAACAGAGGCCTTAGTAAAAAGTATTTTGGAAGACCTTAATGCTTCGACTCTTTCGCAGATGAACTTTGCAGACCTCAAGGCTTTTACGGACTTTTTAAATTTGAAGTCAAAAAAAGGTATTTATGTTTACAGTCCTGAATACCTTATTTGGGAAAACTAA
- a CDS encoding uroporphyrinogen decarboxylase family protein, with protein MYTEFKDEMTPKERMAAFASNKPIDRLPIVPDMGVTMAGFTGHTTNDYYTSSDVMAETEIALFNRFRHEAVGISTTLRGMAEAMGSILNYPYDNITNLKEPIVKTEEDIDKLKPVNPHQDGKLPILLDALCKIRDKIGDVADIGASMTAPFTVAASVLGTEVLLRWIIKKPEALHRLMKIITANNREYIKALGKLGFGTGFCDPVSSSSILKLEQYREFSLPYFKENVQDVIKYCGSHPTVHICGKSRELWEDVMETGIGNFSIDNCEDLEEAKAVMGHKVMITGNVPPVDVIYLGNEEDIRKSVRDCVKKGWDNKCGYILSTGCQIPKGTKIENIDAFMKWGRYYAHMPIDKKRFDED; from the coding sequence ATGTATACAGAATTTAAAGATGAAATGACACCAAAAGAAAGGATGGCGGCTTTTGCTTCCAATAAACCGATTGACAGGCTGCCGATTGTTCCGGATATGGGGGTTACGATGGCAGGCTTTACCGGTCACACAACTAACGATTACTATACCAGCTCCGATGTAATGGCAGAAACAGAAATAGCTTTGTTTAACCGTTTTAGGCACGAAGCAGTAGGCATTTCAACAACGCTTCGCGGAATGGCAGAAGCTATGGGTTCAATATTAAATTATCCTTATGATAATATAACCAATTTAAAAGAACCGATTGTAAAAACCGAAGAAGATATAGATAAGCTGAAACCTGTTAATCCGCATCAAGACGGAAAACTTCCTATTCTTTTGGATGCTCTCTGTAAAATACGGGATAAGATCGGAGATGTTGCCGATATAGGAGCCTCAATGACTGCACCTTTTACTGTTGCGGCTTCAGTTCTTGGCACCGAAGTCCTCTTAAGATGGATAATCAAAAAACCGGAAGCGCTGCACCGCCTAATGAAAATTATTACAGCAAATAACCGTGAATATATAAAGGCCTTAGGTAAATTAGGATTCGGTACAGGATTTTGCGACCCCGTTTCTTCTTCCAGTATTTTAAAATTAGAACAGTATAGAGAATTTTCCCTGCCGTATTTTAAAGAAAATGTTCAGGATGTAATAAAATATTGCGGCTCCCATCCCACCGTTCATATCTGCGGTAAATCCCGCGAATTGTGGGAAGACGTAATGGAAACAGGTATCGGAAATTTTTCGATTGATAATTGTGAAGACCTTGAAGAAGCAAAAGCCGTTATGGGACACAAAGTCATGATTACCGGAAACGTTCCGCCTGTTGATGTTATATATCTGGGGAACGAAGAAGACATACGCAAGTCGGTTAGGGATTGCGTAAAAAAGGGTTGGGATAATAAATGCGGATATATTCTTTCAACAGGCTGCCAAATTCCGAAAGGAACCAAAATTGAAAATATAGATGCCTTTATGAAATGGGGACGGTATTACGCTCATATGCCGATAGACAAAAAGAGATTTGATGAAGATTAG
- a CDS encoding uroporphyrinogen decarboxylase family protein, with protein MNKKERLLTILKGNKPDRPPVICPGGMMNPCVTELIKKYNIDFTTANSDGKTMAALSKLVVEENLFENYAVPFCMSIEAEAMGAKCDIGSDTCEPHIKEYAADTMDLKNFHKIDFTKGRPKAVLEAVSILKNDDIPVIGNVPGPFSVGTSVVDPLKVYPALKKDKETAHSFFDFISNEVGLFALEQTRKGADLITISDPSGTGEILGPKYFEEYMVTYMNKMISIIRTDKNVPIIVHICGQMKKVFSLLTKINADAFSFDAIVSLKEAKEKIQKSVMGNISTYALEHSRPEVIKQMAVNRVKKNIDIIAPACGLGMNSKLENIKNILIGVENAESSDPNK; from the coding sequence ATGAATAAAAAAGAGCGCCTTCTTACTATTTTAAAAGGAAACAAACCGGACCGGCCGCCCGTAATTTGCCCAGGCGGAATGATGAATCCTTGCGTTACGGAGTTAATTAAAAAATATAATATCGATTTTACGACAGCTAACTCTGATGGAAAAACCATGGCAGCTCTTTCAAAACTGGTTGTTGAAGAAAATCTTTTTGAGAATTATGCAGTTCCATTTTGTATGAGCATAGAGGCAGAAGCAATGGGAGCTAAATGCGACATCGGTTCGGATACTTGCGAGCCTCATATAAAGGAATATGCGGCAGACACTATGGACTTAAAAAATTTCCATAAGATAGATTTTACTAAAGGAAGACCTAAGGCTGTATTGGAAGCTGTTTCTATTTTAAAAAATGACGATATTCCCGTCATAGGAAATGTTCCCGGCCCATTTTCAGTCGGAACAAGCGTTGTCGATCCGTTAAAAGTGTATCCTGCATTAAAAAAAGATAAAGAAACTGCACATTCTTTTTTTGATTTTATAAGTAATGAAGTAGGTCTTTTTGCACTTGAACAAACAAGAAAAGGAGCCGATTTAATTACTATTTCGGATCCGAGCGGCACGGGAGAAATATTAGGACCTAAATATTTTGAAGAGTATATGGTAACCTACATGAATAAAATGATTTCGATTATAAGAACCGATAAAAATGTTCCGATTATTGTGCACATATGCGGTCAAATGAAAAAAGTATTCAGCCTTTTGACTAAAATAAATGCAGATGCGTTTTCCTTCGATGCAATCGTTTCGTTAAAAGAAGCAAAAGAAAAAATACAAAAATCGGTAATGGGGAATATAAGTACATATGCACTTGAACATTCCCGTCCCGAAGTTATAAAACAGATGGCTGTAAACAGGGTAAAGAAAAACATAGATATAATCGCTCCAGCTTGCGGGCTAGGTATGAATTCAAAACTTGAAAACATAAAAAATATTTTAATAGGTGTGGAAAATGCCGAAAGCAGTGATCCAAATAAATGA
- a CDS encoding ASKHA domain-containing protein, with amino-acid sequence MPKAVIQINDLKKETDYTFGETLLEIIKHENIFIDTPCGGKGKCGKCKVKFTGEDIPLSLEEKELNLYPYRLACIIKPSKDIVIEVPQEEKAEGFLISETQFDKKTESAIKTVIKTIKAPETHENKSWLHKYEEAFGEIDFEILKSLKSVSGNYTGIYLDKKLIAVLDGEKNKKYAIAVDIGTTTVAAVLIDVENMIVSAKRSFINPQIEFGSDVLTRISAVLESKDNLFKMQDLITKTIKKAVFEMIDELQINPDFVYEIVFSANSVMNHILLGINPGVLGNAPYKNVFDKVLHFKSSEIGLHIGAYTHALILPSVSSYIGADIISGINFIEIEKLKTNTLFIDIGTNTELVLKHGSAFFATSCAAGPALEGMNITFGSRAQNGAIEDVHFDLMSGKINLKVIGNVEPKSICGSGILALIRESLKAKLIDKKGRLISFSSLETSDVRKKFLSDINGETVIKLFDKLYISKKDIRNIQLSKTAILSGINVLLDKFNLTASQLDEIIIAGQFGNHLTEDMLINTGFLPSVEKEKLSYMKNTSLDGAISAVLNINKRNNLMKLKNKIGFSDLSLDSKYQKFFMESSYFPDL; translated from the coding sequence ATGCCGAAAGCAGTGATCCAAATAAATGATTTAAAAAAAGAAACCGATTATACTTTTGGTGAAACTCTTTTAGAAATAATAAAGCACGAAAATATTTTTATCGATACCCCATGCGGCGGTAAGGGTAAGTGCGGTAAGTGCAAGGTAAAATTTACCGGTGAAGATATCCCTCTATCGCTGGAAGAAAAAGAATTAAATTTATATCCGTACCGTCTTGCCTGTATCATAAAACCTTCAAAAGACATTGTAATCGAAGTTCCACAAGAAGAGAAAGCAGAAGGCTTTTTAATAAGCGAAACACAGTTCGATAAAAAAACGGAATCGGCAATAAAAACGGTAATAAAAACAATCAAAGCACCAGAAACACATGAAAATAAAAGCTGGCTTCATAAATACGAAGAAGCTTTCGGTGAAATAGATTTTGAAATTTTAAAATCCTTAAAGTCGGTAAGCGGAAATTATACCGGTATATATTTGGATAAAAAATTAATTGCTGTATTGGATGGCGAGAAAAATAAAAAATATGCGATTGCAGTCGATATAGGAACGACAACAGTTGCAGCGGTTTTAATCGATGTGGAAAATATGATAGTGTCTGCGAAACGCTCCTTTATAAATCCGCAGATAGAATTCGGCTCCGATGTTTTAACTCGGATCAGTGCAGTACTTGAATCCAAAGACAATCTTTTTAAAATGCAAGACCTAATTACAAAAACAATAAAAAAAGCGGTCTTTGAAATGATTGACGAATTGCAGATAAATCCCGATTTCGTTTATGAAATAGTTTTTTCGGCAAATTCGGTTATGAATCATATTCTTTTAGGAATAAACCCTGGTGTTTTGGGAAATGCACCTTATAAAAATGTTTTTGATAAAGTACTGCATTTTAAATCTTCCGAAATAGGATTACATATAGGAGCTTATACTCATGCCCTTATTTTACCTTCAGTCTCATCTTATATCGGAGCAGATATTATTTCGGGAATAAATTTTATCGAAATAGAAAAACTTAAAACAAATACGCTTTTTATAGACATTGGAACAAATACCGAACTTGTATTAAAACATGGCTCTGCTTTTTTTGCAACATCCTGTGCGGCAGGCCCTGCCCTTGAAGGCATGAATATTACCTTCGGCTCCCGTGCTCAAAACGGAGCAATCGAAGATGTTCACTTTGATTTAATGTCGGGTAAAATAAATTTAAAAGTAATAGGAAATGTAGAACCTAAAAGTATTTGCGGATCAGGTATCCTCGCTTTAATACGGGAAAGTTTAAAGGCAAAACTTATAGATAAAAAAGGAAGATTGATTTCTTTTTCTTCTCTTGAGACTTCCGATGTAAGGAAAAAATTTTTATCGGATATAAATGGAGAAACGGTTATAAAGCTTTTTGATAAACTGTATATTTCAAAAAAAGATATACGAAACATTCAGCTTTCCAAAACAGCAATTCTTTCAGGTATCAATGTTTTACTGGATAAATTTAATTTGACAGCTTCTCAACTTGATGAAATAATTATTGCAGGACAATTCGGCAATCATCTTACTGAAGATATGCTGATAAACACAGGCTTTCTTCCATCCGTAGAAAAAGAAAAACTTTCATATATGAAAAACACATCTCTCGACGGAGCAATAAGCGCGGTTTTAAATATAAACAAAAGAAATAATTTAATGAAGCTAAAAAATAAAATAGGTTTTAGTGATTTAAGTTTGGATTCTAAGTATCAAAAATTTTTTATGGAAAGTTCTTACTTCCCTGATTTATAA
- a CDS encoding corrinoid protein has product MKKIEYLQKLSDYVFEYEDEKIAQVAKDYINEGYPALDAIMDGLVDGMKRAGDMFQKDEYFVTDILLCSDAMENALEVLRPCLEKKDVHSGHKIIIGVIEGDTHDIGKNLVKTMLQTEGFEVIDLGRDVPVNDFVNTAIKENAEIIAMSTLMTTTMPNMRRVIEKLENDNMRSKFKIMIGGGPISQNFADKIKADGYSKDAVEAVKLAKRLVNM; this is encoded by the coding sequence ATGAAAAAAATCGAGTATTTACAAAAACTTTCGGATTATGTATTCGAATATGAAGATGAAAAAATTGCACAAGTTGCAAAGGATTATATTAACGAAGGGTATCCCGCTCTGGATGCAATTATGGACGGACTTGTAGACGGAATGAAACGAGCAGGCGATATGTTTCAAAAAGACGAATATTTTGTTACGGATATTCTGCTTTGTTCCGATGCAATGGAAAATGCTCTTGAAGTTCTGCGTCCCTGCTTGGAAAAGAAGGATGTTCATTCCGGTCATAAAATCATTATAGGTGTAATTGAAGGAGACACTCATGATATCGGAAAAAACCTTGTAAAAACAATGCTGCAAACCGAAGGCTTTGAGGTTATCGATTTAGGCCGAGACGTTCCGGTTAATGATTTTGTAAACACAGCTATCAAAGAAAATGCCGAGATAATTGCGATGTCTACTTTAATGACGACAACAATGCCCAATATGCGCCGGGTAATCGAAAAGTTGGAAAATGATAATATGCGCAGCAAGTTTAAAATAATGATAGGCGGAGGCCCTATTTCTCAAAACTTTGCGGATAAAATAAAAGCTGACGGATATTCAAAGGATGCAGTCGAAGCCGTAAAACTGGCAAAACGCTTGGTCAATATGTAA
- a CDS encoding ABC transporter ATP-binding protein codes for MINAELKVKNLYKTYSIDTKKIEVTKNISFTAERGSMIWIYGNSGAGKSTFLNLITGIDYPDAGEIEWGDKNINKMNNGERAKFRLENCGLIFQFFELIKSQTVFDNASIPLKIQKNSKKEIKEKLMPLFEYFDLKDLIYKKPNELSGGEKQRVSIVRALSCNPKYILADEITSSLDSDRSNQVYEYLRKYLKEKNGVGIFVSHDPIIKNYADKIYRMVSGSLNETAGE; via the coding sequence ATGATAAACGCAGAGCTTAAAGTTAAAAACTTATATAAAACTTACAGTATTGACACAAAAAAAATTGAAGTTACAAAAAATATTTCGTTTACTGCCGAGCGGGGAAGTATGATTTGGATTTACGGTAATTCTGGGGCAGGAAAATCCACGTTTTTAAATCTAATTACAGGAATAGATTATCCCGATGCGGGAGAAATCGAATGGGGCGATAAAAATATAAATAAAATGAATAACGGCGAAAGAGCTAAATTCAGGCTTGAAAATTGCGGTCTTATTTTTCAATTTTTTGAATTGATAAAATCTCAAACTGTTTTTGATAATGCTTCCATACCTTTAAAAATTCAAAAAAACTCTAAAAAAGAAATAAAAGAAAAACTCATGCCTTTATTTGAATATTTTGATTTAAAAGATTTGATTTATAAAAAGCCTAATGAACTTTCAGGCGGAGAAAAACAAAGGGTTTCGATAGTAAGAGCTCTTTCCTGCAATCCAAAATACATTCTTGCTGATGAAATAACTTCTTCACTTGATTCGGATCGGTCAAATCAAGTTTATGAATATTTGCGTAAATACTTAAAAGAAAAAAACGGAGTGGGAATTTTTGTTTCGCATGATCCTATTATAAAAAATTATGCGGATAAGATTTATAGAATGGTCAGCGGTTCATTGAATGAAACCGCAGGAGAATAA